In a single window of the Streptomyces cinnabarinus genome:
- a CDS encoding C45 family autoproteolytic acyltransferase/hydolase, producing MSQQRMAFRAIEVGDGSDGRWAAHTQALWPATEGWMTEEGRTAEGAARARRMFEAHMPELVRVLDRLADQLDRPGGEAFLTLATIKPFFSGCTQIGGNGTLLRNYDFDPADCEGTIVSSHFLRPVIGMQDAGWGLLDGMNDAGLAVSLTFGGRFVHGPGFAILIVLRYLLETCETVDEAIGKLRTIPVAIPQNVTLVDRERAATVFVGPDIPLSETPDACAANHQHLPVPDEQERFSRTQERLRAIRAAGTDVAAMLKPPLYQSAYAEGLGTVYTALYEPSEGRVTYHWPDESWEQSFDGFAPGLRTVSFGRSG from the coding sequence ATGAGCCAGCAGCGGATGGCCTTTCGCGCCATCGAAGTCGGTGACGGCAGTGACGGGCGTTGGGCCGCTCATACTCAGGCCCTGTGGCCGGCGACGGAAGGCTGGATGACGGAGGAGGGCAGGACGGCGGAGGGCGCGGCGCGTGCTCGGCGGATGTTCGAGGCCCACATGCCGGAGTTGGTCCGGGTACTCGACCGGCTCGCCGACCAGTTGGACCGGCCCGGGGGCGAAGCCTTCCTCACGCTGGCGACGATCAAGCCGTTCTTCTCGGGCTGCACTCAGATCGGCGGCAACGGCACTCTGCTGCGCAACTACGACTTCGACCCCGCCGATTGCGAAGGCACCATCGTCTCGTCCCATTTTCTCCGGCCCGTCATCGGAATGCAGGATGCCGGCTGGGGACTGCTGGACGGAATGAACGACGCCGGGCTGGCGGTCTCGCTCACCTTCGGCGGGCGGTTCGTGCACGGGCCGGGCTTCGCGATCCTCATCGTGCTGCGCTATCTCCTGGAGACCTGCGAGACCGTCGACGAGGCGATCGGCAAGCTGCGGACGATACCCGTCGCCATCCCGCAGAACGTCACGCTCGTCGACCGCGAGCGGGCCGCGACGGTGTTCGTGGGGCCCGACATCCCGTTGTCCGAAACACCGGACGCCTGTGCCGCCAACCACCAGCATCTGCCGGTGCCGGACGAGCAGGAGCGGTTCTCCCGCACCCAGGAGCGGCTCAGAGCCATTCGCGCCGCGGGGACGGACGTAGCGGCGATGCTGAAGCCGCCGCTGTATCAGTCCGCGTACGCCGAGGGGTTGGGGACGGTCTACACCGCCCTCTACGAACCTTCCGAGGGGCGAGTGACCTACCACTGGCCTGACGAGTCCTGGGAACAGTCCTTCGATGGCTTCGCCCCCGGCCTGCGTACCGTGAGCTTCGGCCGGTCCGGCTGA
- a CDS encoding discoidin domain-containing protein: MFRPHTHVLARTRAGTLLLTLLALLASTLTVLTAPAAQAADTLLSQGRTATASSAEGGAFPASAAVDGDLTGTRWASQWSDPQWIQVDLGDRKNLSRVILTWEAAYGKAYQIQASDNGTDWRTLTSVTDGNGGTDELTVSGSGRYVRMYGTARPGAYGYSLWELQVYGAAGEDPPSSGGAVKVTGTPGNWQLSVDGRPYTIKGLTWGPSVADAAKYLPDVRSMGANTIRTWGTDGSTKPLLDEAAANGIRVINGFWLQPGGGPGSGGCVNYVTDAAYKSAMLTEFAKWVETYKSHPATLLWNVGNESVLGLQNCYSGEELERQRNAYTTFVNDVAKRIHSIDPDHPVTSTDAWTGAWPYYKRNAPDLDLYAVNAYGDLCGVRQRWEEGGYTKPYIITEGGPAGEWEVPDDANGVPDEPTDVQKRDGYTKAWNCVTGHQGVALGATLFHYGTEHDFGGIWFNLRPDGLKRLSYYAVKQAYAGSTAGDNTPPVISDMAVSPAGSAPAGREFTVRADVRDPDNDTLTHKIFLSANYAGNDKRLVEAQWRSTGNGTFAVTAPQKLGVWKVYLQSEDGHGNAGIETRSVKVVPPPVAGPNLALNRPATASSYQKEYGDCPCAPARAADGNMGTRWASDWSDPQWIAVDLGAPTTVSKVQLVWDPAYGKAYEVQVSDDGGNWRTVHATTSGDGDVDGIEFAATTARHVRLQLTQRGTGWGYSLYEFGIYR; this comes from the coding sequence GTGTTCAGACCCCACACCCATGTCCTCGCGCGCACCCGCGCCGGAACCCTCCTTCTCACCCTCCTCGCCCTACTGGCCTCGACGTTGACCGTCCTGACGGCGCCGGCCGCCCAAGCCGCCGACACCCTGCTGTCCCAGGGCCGGACCGCCACCGCCTCCTCCGCCGAGGGCGGCGCCTTCCCCGCCTCCGCCGCCGTCGACGGCGATCTCACCGGCACCAGGTGGGCCAGCCAATGGAGCGACCCGCAGTGGATCCAGGTCGACCTCGGCGACCGCAAGAACCTCAGCCGCGTGATACTGACCTGGGAGGCGGCCTACGGCAAGGCGTACCAGATCCAGGCCTCCGACAACGGCACCGACTGGCGGACCCTGACCTCGGTGACCGACGGAAACGGCGGCACCGACGAACTCACCGTCTCCGGCTCCGGCCGGTATGTGCGGATGTACGGCACGGCCCGGCCCGGCGCCTACGGCTACTCGCTGTGGGAGCTCCAGGTCTACGGCGCCGCCGGCGAGGACCCACCGTCCTCCGGCGGCGCGGTCAAGGTGACCGGCACGCCGGGCAACTGGCAGCTGAGCGTGGACGGCCGCCCCTACACCATCAAGGGCCTCACCTGGGGCCCCTCCGTCGCGGACGCGGCGAAGTACCTGCCGGACGTCAGGTCCATGGGCGCCAACACCATCCGCACCTGGGGCACGGACGGCTCCACCAAGCCGCTGCTCGACGAGGCCGCGGCCAACGGCATCCGCGTCATCAACGGCTTCTGGCTCCAACCTGGTGGCGGGCCCGGCAGCGGCGGCTGCGTCAACTACGTGACGGACGCGGCGTACAAGAGCGCCATGCTGACCGAGTTCGCCAAGTGGGTCGAGACGTACAAGAGTCACCCAGCCACCCTGCTGTGGAACGTCGGCAACGAATCCGTGCTCGGCCTGCAGAACTGCTACAGCGGCGAGGAGTTGGAGCGCCAGCGCAACGCGTACACGACGTTCGTCAACGACGTCGCCAAGCGGATCCACTCGATCGACCCCGACCACCCGGTCACCTCCACCGACGCGTGGACCGGCGCCTGGCCGTACTACAAGCGCAACGCGCCCGACCTCGACCTGTACGCGGTCAACGCCTACGGCGATCTCTGCGGCGTCCGCCAGCGCTGGGAAGAGGGTGGCTACACCAAGCCGTACATCATCACCGAGGGCGGTCCGGCCGGTGAGTGGGAGGTGCCGGACGACGCCAACGGCGTGCCGGACGAGCCCACCGACGTGCAGAAGCGCGACGGCTACACCAAGGCGTGGAACTGCGTCACCGGACACCAGGGCGTCGCGCTCGGCGCCACGCTCTTCCACTACGGCACCGAGCACGACTTCGGCGGCATCTGGTTCAACCTGCGTCCCGACGGGCTGAAGCGGCTGTCGTACTACGCCGTCAAGCAGGCCTACGCGGGCTCCACCGCGGGCGACAACACCCCGCCGGTGATCAGCGACATGGCGGTGTCCCCCGCCGGATCCGCGCCCGCCGGGCGGGAGTTCACCGTCCGCGCCGACGTCCGCGACCCGGACAACGACACGCTCACGCACAAGATCTTCCTCAGCGCCAACTACGCGGGCAACGACAAGCGCCTCGTCGAGGCCCAGTGGCGGTCCACCGGCAACGGCACCTTCGCCGTCACCGCGCCGCAGAAGCTGGGCGTCTGGAAGGTCTACCTCCAGTCGGAGGACGGTCACGGCAACGCCGGTATCGAGACCAGGTCGGTCAAGGTCGTGCCGCCGCCCGTCGCCGGTCCCAACCTGGCCCTGAACCGGCCAGCCACGGCCTCGTCGTACCAGAAGGAGTACGGCGACTGCCCCTGTGCGCCCGCCAGGGCTGCCGACGGGAACATGGGCACCCGCTGGGCCAGTGACTGGAGCGACCCGCAGTGGATCGCGGTGGATCTGGGCGCCCCCACCACGGTCAGCAAGGTCCAGCTCGTGTGGGACCCCGCCTACGGCAAGGCCTACGAGGTGCAGGTGTCCGACGACGGCGGCAACTGGCGCACGGTGCACGCGACTACGAGCGGCGACGGGGATGTGGACGGCATCGAGTTCGCCGCGACGACGGCCCGCCATGTGCGGCTGCAGCTGACCCAGCGCGGCACCGGCTGGGGCTACTCCCTGTACGAGTTCGGCATCTACCGCTGA
- a CDS encoding DUF305 domain-containing protein, producing MTDFVAGGPKKVLLAALLCALAVSGCAGSPQPSRPDSGSRASTSAPPSGLTAADIGWLQLMIAMDDQARHILQLAPERSGSTDLKVWAADVAEHHRSELATLRALLTEGGVPDDNPHEGHDMPGMVNAQELRALETAQGPRFDRLLRSALLEHLAQARKLAASVRTADTSKEVKKAALATGTSAADARRRLGSA from the coding sequence ATGACAGACTTCGTGGCCGGCGGACCGAAGAAGGTCCTTCTCGCCGCTCTGCTGTGCGCGCTCGCCGTGTCGGGGTGCGCGGGTTCTCCGCAGCCGTCCCGTCCGGACTCAGGGAGTCGGGCGAGCACGAGCGCCCCGCCCAGCGGACTCACTGCCGCCGACATCGGGTGGTTACAGCTCATGATCGCGATGGACGACCAGGCGCGGCACATCCTTCAGCTCGCACCGGAGCGGAGCGGCAGTACGGACCTGAAGGTCTGGGCGGCCGACGTCGCCGAGCACCACCGCTCGGAGCTGGCCACCCTTCGAGCCCTGCTGACCGAGGGCGGCGTACCGGACGACAACCCGCACGAGGGCCACGACATGCCCGGCATGGTCAACGCCCAGGAGCTGCGGGCCCTGGAGACCGCCCAAGGCCCCCGCTTCGACCGCCTGTTGCGCTCCGCTCTGCTCGAACATCTCGCCCAGGCACGGAAGTTGGCGGCGAGCGTGCGGACGGCGGACACCAGCAAGGAAGTGAAGAAGGCGGCCCTGGCCACGGGTACGTCCGCAGCCGACGCCCGGCGACGCCTAGGGTCCGCTTGA
- a CDS encoding TetR/AcrR family transcriptional regulator, with amino-acid sequence MRPVTRRQADHHAARSAATVAQVMSTLQRLLDSGEAFSEISVQRILEEAKVSRATFYAHFQSKTDVLVRLTNDLRESLLALAQQWDPSAGPDRLAQFFEDVVRIHRAHQSVITAVREAAAYDSTVDDFYTADLEGFDETALQSLLSDQAAGLTPTDLDAVAASRIIVWGGAQAIAHHIRVDDGSGDKVFARELAQIWWHGAYRRPSGS; translated from the coding sequence ATGCGACCAGTGACCCGACGCCAGGCCGACCACCATGCGGCACGCTCGGCTGCGACCGTGGCCCAGGTCATGTCCACCCTTCAGCGGCTCCTCGACTCGGGCGAGGCCTTCTCCGAGATCAGCGTCCAGCGGATCCTGGAGGAGGCCAAGGTCTCCCGAGCCACGTTCTACGCGCACTTCCAGAGCAAGACCGACGTCCTGGTGCGGCTCACCAACGATCTGCGGGAATCACTGCTGGCGCTCGCACAGCAGTGGGACCCGTCCGCCGGCCCCGACCGGCTCGCCCAGTTCTTCGAGGACGTGGTCAGGATCCACCGCGCCCACCAGAGCGTGATCACCGCGGTCCGCGAGGCGGCGGCCTACGACTCCACGGTGGACGACTTCTACACGGCCGACCTCGAAGGATTCGACGAGACGGCCCTGCAGTCCCTGCTCTCCGACCAGGCTGCCGGGCTCACCCCGACCGACCTCGACGCGGTCGCGGCCAGCCGCATCATCGTCTGGGGCGGCGCCCAGGCGATCGCCCACCACATCCGCGTCGACGACGGCAGCGGCGACAAGGTCTTCGCCCGCGAACTCGCCCAGATCTGGTGGCACGGCGCCTATCGCCGTCCCAGCGGCAGCTGA
- a CDS encoding LacI family DNA-binding transcriptional regulator, with amino-acid sequence MRVTIADVARIAGVSKTTVSRVLNTRDEVDHSTRAHVREVIDRLGYVPSSGAVGLARGSSRTVGMLVPSLTWPWMGEVLQGVVDTVEAAGFGLLLFTCNRGADSVERFTSQVSARAFDGLLAVEPENTLEMLAALHRKGLPVVLIDDRGRHPEFPHVTAANHEGGAAAARHLLGIGRRRPLVLTGPLRFGCVRDRLDGFERAYVEGGCPLDPSLVVEGDFTEADGRETVHRLLGEGRDFDAVFAHNDLAAVGALSALRAAGRRVPDDVAVIGFDDIPMAALLHPSLTTVRQPMRTMGETAARMLLALLTGEELAEPTAVLSTSVVIRQSTMGT; translated from the coding sequence ATGCGGGTCACCATCGCCGACGTGGCTCGGATCGCCGGGGTGAGCAAGACCACCGTCTCGCGCGTGCTCAACACGCGTGACGAGGTGGACCATTCAACCCGGGCTCACGTCCGGGAGGTCATCGACCGGCTGGGGTACGTGCCGAGTTCCGGCGCGGTGGGGCTGGCCCGGGGGAGCAGCCGTACCGTCGGCATGCTGGTGCCCTCGCTGACCTGGCCCTGGATGGGGGAGGTCCTCCAGGGAGTCGTCGACACCGTCGAGGCGGCCGGGTTCGGCCTGTTGCTGTTCACCTGCAACCGGGGCGCTGACTCGGTCGAGCGGTTCACCAGCCAGGTCTCCGCGCGCGCCTTCGACGGACTGCTGGCGGTGGAGCCCGAGAACACCCTGGAGATGCTGGCGGCGCTGCACCGCAAAGGACTGCCGGTGGTACTGATCGACGATCGCGGTCGGCATCCCGAGTTTCCCCACGTCACCGCGGCGAACCACGAGGGCGGCGCCGCGGCGGCACGCCATCTGCTGGGCATAGGGCGGCGCAGGCCACTCGTGCTCACCGGGCCACTGCGCTTCGGCTGCGTACGCGACCGGCTCGACGGCTTCGAACGCGCATACGTCGAAGGCGGCTGCCCCCTGGACCCCTCACTCGTCGTCGAAGGCGACTTCACCGAGGCCGACGGGCGCGAGACCGTTCACCGTCTGCTCGGCGAAGGGCGCGACTTCGACGCCGTGTTCGCGCACAACGACCTCGCGGCCGTCGGGGCACTGTCAGCGCTGCGCGCGGCCGGCCGACGCGTCCCCGACGACGTGGCCGTCATCGGCTTCGACGACATTCCGATGGCCGCCCTGCTGCACCCCTCCCTCACCACGGTCCGGCAACCGATGAGAACGATGGGCGAGACCGCGGCGCGCATGCTCCTCGCGCTGCTGACGGGTGAGGAGTTGGCCGAGCCGACCGCCGTGCTGTCGACCTCGGTCGTCATCCGCCAGTCCACGATGGGCACTTGA
- a CDS encoding alkaline phosphatase PhoX, with translation MHRWPGRETASHNRAVVYTGDGEHGEYLYKLVSDKRAGRSLDHGVLHVARLYPDGRGEWLPLVYGRGPLIRANGWEDQADVLLRTRLAADGAGATPLPPPGRIAVGSGTTARQVVCALGARRAVGCEATGSGSRSRITGVAMPSLAGNLIRLREHGGDPTATAFLWSDEELSGQGLRQISAEPQTERAPTVRDLQYDAQGHLWAVLEAEGTPSDELVSVNTASGTTRRVVTARQGAELTAVAVADDNRQIFVAACTPGAVQERRSVVLSVRRPRA, from the coding sequence CTGCATCGCTGGCCTGGCCGCGAGACCGCTTCACACAACCGCGCCGTCGTCTACACCGGGGACGGCGAGCACGGCGAGTACCTCTACAAATTAGTCAGCGACAAGCGAGCCGGACGGTCGCTCGACCATGGGGTGCTGCATGTGGCCCGGCTGTATCCGGACGGCCGGGGCGAGTGGCTGCCTCTGGTGTACGGCCGGGGGCCGCTGATCCGCGCCAACGGATGGGAGGACCAGGCCGACGTGCTGCTCCGCACGCGCCTCGCGGCGGACGGGGCGGGCGCGACGCCGCTGCCCCCCCCCGGCAGGATCGCGGTCGGCAGCGGTACCACGGCCCGCCAGGTCGTGTGCGCGCTCGGCGCGCGCCGTGCGGTCGGATGCGAGGCCACCGGCAGTGGCTCCCGTTCCCGGATCACCGGAGTCGCGATGCCCTCACTCGCCGGAAATCTGATCCGGCTGCGCGAACACGGCGGTGATCCCACCGCGACCGCCTTCCTCTGGTCCGACGAGGAACTGTCCGGACAGGGCCTGCGGCAGATCTCCGCCGAGCCGCAGACAGAGCGGGCCCCTACGGTGCGCGATCTTCAGTACGACGCTCAAGGACACCTGTGGGCCGTGCTGGAGGCCGAGGGCACGCCCAGCGACGAGTTGGTCTCGGTCAACACCGCCAGCGGCACCACCCGGCGGGTGGTGACTGCCCGGCAGGGGGCCGAGCTCACCGCGGTGGCAGTCGCCGACGACAACAGACAGATCTTCGTCGCCGCCTGCACTCCCGGAGCTGTTCAGGAGCGGCGTTCGGTGGTGCTGTCCGTGCGGCGGCCCAGAGCGTAG
- a CDS encoding DUF1996 domain-containing protein produces MLRTFPRPPADRPRRRRAWSTALAALGLLLATLYSGAATPGSATEATELNAAPQAAQVVRVAEFLAECPYSHRLPDDPIVFPGLPGASHMHSFFGSRATDAHTDVTELLGSSSTCSPAVDTSSYWVPTMYRNDQPVEPTGTTFYYLGEGVRDDIIQRIRPFPLGLRIVAGNAKATGVNDPTSVARWSCLHHGEVNPSKDFVNCPAGSMLESYLDFPQCWNGTDLDAPDHKSHMSYPVNGACPASHPVPVPKLRQVLRYPVSGSTQGLRLASGPGYTMHGDFFNAWPENELARRVTNCINVIVKCGADGNPS; encoded by the coding sequence GTGTTGAGGACTTTTCCTCGCCCACCCGCAGACCGCCCCCGTCGGCGTCGCGCTTGGTCCACCGCCCTGGCGGCGTTAGGCCTGCTGCTCGCCACCTTGTACAGCGGCGCGGCCACACCCGGCAGCGCGACCGAGGCCACGGAGCTCAACGCCGCTCCCCAGGCCGCCCAGGTGGTCCGCGTAGCGGAGTTCCTCGCCGAGTGCCCGTACAGCCACCGACTCCCCGACGATCCCATCGTCTTCCCCGGCCTCCCCGGGGCCTCTCACATGCACAGTTTCTTCGGCAGCCGGGCGACGGACGCGCACACCGATGTCACCGAGCTGCTGGGCTCGTCGTCCACCTGCAGTCCCGCGGTGGACACGTCGTCGTACTGGGTGCCCACGATGTACCGCAACGATCAGCCCGTGGAGCCCACCGGCACCACCTTCTACTACCTGGGTGAAGGCGTGCGGGACGACATCATCCAGCGCATCCGGCCGTTCCCGCTGGGACTGCGGATCGTGGCCGGCAACGCCAAGGCCACGGGCGTCAACGACCCCACCTCGGTGGCTCGTTGGTCGTGCCTGCACCACGGCGAGGTCAATCCCTCGAAGGACTTCGTGAACTGTCCGGCGGGATCGATGCTGGAGTCCTACCTGGACTTCCCGCAGTGCTGGAACGGCACGGACCTGGACGCCCCCGACCACAAGAGCCACATGTCCTACCCGGTCAACGGCGCATGCCCGGCCAGCCATCCGGTGCCGGTGCCGAAACTCCGCCAGGTGCTGCGCTACCCGGTCTCGGGGAGCACTCAAGGGCTACGGCTGGCATCCGGACCCGGGTACACGATGCACGGTGACTTCTTCAACGCCTGGCCCGAGAACGAGCTCGCCCGCCGGGTCACCAACTGCATCAACGTCATCGTCAAGTGCGGAGCGGACGGCAACCCCTCCTGA
- a CDS encoding SDR family NAD(P)-dependent oxidoreductase has product MTLTTTPFGMRATAAEVLDGVDLRGRRMIVTGGSSGLGAETVRALAGAGAQVTVATRNPESAKPLLDEFPETRAIALDLGDLDSVHAFCDGWSGPLDGIVANAGVMMLPTRQVNAQGWEMQLATNYLGHFGLVVGLHSALKDAEDPRVVVVSSGAQLRAGFDFDDPQFERHPYDPFVAYARSKTADVLLAVGISRRWAEDGIAANACAPGWIHTNLARHLDKATLQSLGAMDADGNLITPDYYKTPAQGAATAVLLAASPFLKGVTGRYFEDNQESEVVDGGAEVMAGVAQWSVDPAAADRLWDYALPVVR; this is encoded by the coding sequence ATGACGCTGACAACCACTCCGTTCGGAATGCGCGCCACCGCCGCGGAGGTGCTCGACGGGGTCGATCTGCGCGGCCGCCGGATGATCGTCACCGGAGGCTCCTCGGGTCTCGGCGCCGAGACGGTGCGGGCGCTCGCCGGCGCCGGAGCGCAGGTGACCGTGGCCACGAGGAACCCCGAGTCCGCCAAGCCGCTGCTCGACGAGTTCCCGGAGACGCGGGCCATCGCGCTCGACCTCGGCGACCTGGACTCCGTCCACGCCTTCTGCGACGGGTGGAGCGGGCCGCTCGACGGCATCGTCGCCAACGCCGGGGTGATGATGCTCCCGACCCGGCAGGTCAACGCGCAGGGCTGGGAGATGCAGCTCGCCACCAACTACCTCGGTCACTTCGGCCTGGTCGTAGGCCTGCACTCCGCTCTGAAGGATGCCGAGGACCCGCGTGTCGTCGTGGTCAGCTCCGGTGCGCAGCTGCGCGCGGGCTTCGACTTCGACGACCCGCAGTTCGAACGGCACCCCTACGACCCGTTCGTCGCCTACGCGCGGTCGAAGACCGCCGACGTGCTGCTGGCCGTCGGAATCAGCCGGCGGTGGGCGGAGGACGGCATCGCCGCCAACGCCTGCGCGCCGGGCTGGATCCACACCAACCTGGCCCGTCACCTCGACAAGGCCACCCTGCAGTCCCTCGGCGCCATGGACGCGGACGGCAACCTCATCACCCCCGACTACTACAAGACCCCCGCTCAGGGCGCCGCCACCGCGGTGCTCCTGGCCGCGTCGCCGTTCCTCAAGGGCGTGACCGGGCGGTATTTCGAGGACAACCAGGAATCCGAGGTCGTGGACGGCGGCGCCGAGGTGATGGCCGGAGTGGCGCAGTGGTCGGTGGACCCCGCCGCCGCCGATCGGCTGTGGGACTACGCTCTGCCCGTGGTGCGCTGA
- a CDS encoding glycoside hydrolase family 3 C-terminal domain-containing protein, producing the protein MTDEELTRLADKLDLRQKVRLLTGATTWRTHAEPVIGLAGMTTSDGPAGVRGEAWDERDTSLLLPSASALGAMWDEALVERLGGLLAAEARRKGVDIVLAPTLNLHRSPLGGRHFECFAEDPRLTGRTGAALIRGIQRHGVAATAKHYVANDSETERLTADIQVGERALREVYLAPFEAAVAAGVRAVMTGYNGVNGTTMTQNPLLADPLKSEWGFDGVVVSDWGAVRTTAPSARAALDLAMPGPDGPWADALLNAVQDGSVPPEAVDDKVRRLLRLADRVGALGEPTRRTPEPLPPSDARQLLRRAVAAGSVLLHNRDVLPLDRGELGTLAVIGAHATQPRTQGGGSAGVFPPGVVTPLDGIRRALHGRTRIVHLPGPDLDAPPAPLDETRCRNPRSDAPGVLLRVLDAEGRELHVEHRLSGRQLEPPLPPGAHTVEISAVLPSGTGGQWCFGVGGFGRMTLTVDGRDLVEGVFPPLTDDPAVRHVNPPCQYGRTVLPAGQDTHVVARRELAPGTGRATLLTAAQPAPDPDAAIAAAAEAARRADAAVVVVGTTEHSESEGYDRTTLALPGRQDDLVSAVCAANPRTVVVLNTGSPVELPWRAAAGAVLLTWFPGQEGGAGIADVLFGEAEPGGRLPTTWGATLTEAPVSRTRPENGVLDYTEGLHIGYRAWLRTGREPAYWFGHGLGYTTWAYEDLTVRAAEPDEATLQEGAPAPCRVRVRVRNTGRRRGREVVQVYLARPASRLDRPRRWLAGYACVEADPGDAVTVPVPVPLRAFQHWCEATGSWRVEPGEWQVLAGRSAGDLPLRGTVDGRGLGTGWARES; encoded by the coding sequence ATGACAGACGAAGAACTCACGCGGCTGGCCGACAAACTGGACCTGCGGCAGAAGGTACGGCTGCTCACCGGCGCCACCACCTGGCGCACGCACGCCGAACCGGTCATCGGCCTGGCCGGGATGACGACCTCCGACGGTCCGGCGGGCGTCCGGGGCGAGGCGTGGGACGAGCGCGACACGTCCCTGCTGCTGCCCTCGGCCTCGGCGCTGGGCGCGATGTGGGACGAGGCGCTGGTCGAGCGGCTGGGCGGGCTCCTGGCCGCGGAGGCGCGGCGCAAGGGCGTGGACATCGTCCTCGCGCCGACCCTCAACCTGCACCGCTCCCCGCTGGGCGGCCGCCACTTCGAGTGCTTCGCCGAGGACCCGCGGCTCACCGGCCGCACGGGGGCCGCCCTGATCCGCGGTATCCAGCGGCACGGCGTCGCGGCCACCGCCAAGCACTACGTGGCCAATGACTCCGAGACCGAGCGGCTGACCGCGGACATCCAGGTCGGCGAGCGGGCGCTGCGCGAGGTGTACCTGGCGCCCTTCGAGGCGGCGGTGGCGGCCGGGGTGCGGGCCGTGATGACCGGGTACAACGGCGTCAACGGCACCACGATGACGCAGAATCCGCTGCTGGCCGACCCGCTCAAGAGCGAGTGGGGCTTCGACGGCGTGGTCGTCTCGGACTGGGGCGCGGTGCGCACCACGGCACCCAGCGCCCGTGCCGCCCTCGACCTGGCGATGCCCGGACCCGACGGCCCCTGGGCGGACGCCCTGCTGAACGCCGTACAGGACGGTTCGGTTCCGCCCGAAGCGGTCGACGACAAGGTCCGCCGGCTGCTGCGGCTCGCCGACCGGGTGGGCGCGCTGGGTGAGCCGACGCGGCGCACGCCCGAGCCACTGCCGCCCTCCGACGCCCGCCAGTTGCTGCGCCGAGCGGTCGCCGCCGGGTCGGTGCTGCTGCACAACCGAGACGTACTCCCTTTGGACCGCGGCGAGTTGGGCACTCTCGCGGTGATCGGCGCGCACGCCACCCAGCCGCGCACACAGGGCGGCGGCAGCGCGGGTGTCTTCCCGCCCGGAGTGGTGACCCCGCTGGACGGCATCCGCCGTGCACTGCACGGCAGGACGCGCATCGTGCACCTGCCGGGCCCGGACCTCGACGCCCCTCCAGCACCGCTGGACGAGACGCGCTGCCGCAACCCGCGCAGTGACGCACCCGGGGTGCTGCTCCGAGTGCTCGACGCGGAAGGCCGCGAACTCCACGTCGAACACCGGCTGTCCGGACGCCAGTTGGAACCGCCGCTGCCGCCCGGCGCGCACACCGTCGAGATCAGCGCCGTACTGCCGTCCGGTACCGGGGGCCAATGGTGCTTCGGCGTCGGCGGGTTCGGCCGGATGACGCTCACGGTGGACGGCCGAGACCTGGTGGAGGGCGTGTTCCCGCCACTCACCGACGACCCGGCCGTCCGGCACGTCAACCCGCCCTGCCAGTATGGTCGGACCGTGCTTCCGGCCGGGCAGGACACGCACGTCGTGGCCCGCCGCGAACTCGCCCCCGGCACCGGCCGGGCCACTCTGCTCACCGCCGCCCAGCCCGCCCCCGACCCGGACGCCGCCATCGCCGCCGCGGCCGAAGCGGCACGCCGGGCGGACGCGGCGGTGGTGGTCGTGGGCACCACGGAACACAGCGAGTCCGAGGGCTACGACCGTACGACGCTGGCACTGCCCGGCCGCCAGGACGACCTGGTGTCCGCGGTGTGCGCGGCGAACCCGCGCACAGTGGTCGTCCTGAACACCGGCAGCCCCGTGGAACTGCCCTGGCGGGCGGCGGCCGGCGCGGTACTGCTGACCTGGTTCCCGGGACAGGAGGGCGGCGCCGGAATCGCCGACGTGCTGTTCGGAGAGGCCGAGCCCGGCGGGCGCCTGCCCACCACCTGGGGCGCCACGCTCACCGAGGCTCCGGTCAGCCGGACCCGGCCCGAGAACGGGGTGCTCGACTACACCGAAGGACTGCACATCGGCTACCGGGCATGGCTGCGGACCGGCCGTGAACCCGCGTACTGGTTCGGGCACGGACTGGGCTACACGACCTGGGCGTACGAGGACCTGACGGTCCGCGCCGCGGAGCCGGACGAGGCGACCCTCCAGGAAGGCGCCCCTGCTCCCTGCAGGGTCCGCGTGCGCGTCCGCAACACGGGTCGCCGCCGGGGCCGCGAGGTGGTCCAGGTGTACCTGGCCCGCCCCGCCTCACGGCTGGACCGGCCGCGTCGTTGGCTCGCCGGATACGCGTGCGTCGAGGCGGATCCGGGTGACGCGGTCACCGTGCCGGTGCCTGTGCCGCTGCGCGCGTTTCAGCACTGGTGCGAAGCAACCGGGAGTTGGCGCGTCGAGCCGGGGGAGTGGCAGGTGCTGGCGGGCCGGTCAGCAGGGGATCTGCCGCTGCGCGGCACGGTGGACGGGCGCGGCCTCGGGACGGGGTGGGCGCGGGAGAGTTGA